A single window of Sporosarcina sp. Marseille-Q4943 DNA harbors:
- a CDS encoding TetR/AcrR family transcriptional regulator produces the protein MDRRQEILEAAAKSFSLFGYKATTMDQVAKIANVGKGTIYTFFANKEELFNAIVLQMVEEMRVASDAVTVEGASFEQNAHARLMQMLKFRETHQLYAKMIDEGKELRTPAVIEVLAEIENEIVFYIKAKIERAVNKGELKPCDSELVSYLLFKSYVALVVDWGKTHKGEELSEERIAELLRSTIFTSLLV, from the coding sequence ATGGATCGCAGGCAAGAAATACTGGAGGCAGCTGCCAAATCGTTTTCGCTATTCGGTTATAAAGCGACAACGATGGACCAAGTCGCCAAAATAGCGAATGTCGGCAAAGGAACGATCTATACGTTTTTCGCGAATAAAGAAGAGCTGTTTAACGCAATCGTCCTGCAAATGGTCGAAGAGATGCGGGTGGCATCCGATGCGGTGACAGTCGAAGGCGCTTCTTTCGAACAAAATGCGCATGCGCGGCTCATGCAAATGTTGAAATTCCGGGAGACGCATCAATTGTACGCCAAAATGATCGACGAAGGAAAAGAATTGCGCACACCTGCAGTCATTGAAGTGCTCGCCGAAATCGAAAATGAAATCGTCTTTTATATAAAAGCGAAAATTGAACGGGCAGTCAATAAAGGTGAACTGAAGCCGTGCGACAGTGAGCTTGTTTCATACCTATTGTTCAAGTCATATGTGGCGCTTGTCGTCGATTGGGGGAAAACTCATAAGGGCGAAGAGCTTTCCGAAGAACGGATTGCGGAATTATTACGCAGCACCATTTTTACAAGTCTCTTAGTTTGA
- a CDS encoding aldehyde dehydrogenase family protein, with translation MQLNNFIGGTWQESGGAKYTAVTNPANGEELAQVRLSTSEDVDLAVKAAKEAQKKWALVPAPKRADYLYAIGNLMKERKEHLAQVLTREMGKVIEEGRGEVQEGIDMAFYMAGEGRRLFGETVPSELQDKFAMSVRAPIGVVGLITPWNFPVAIATWKSFPAIVAGNTFVWKPATETPMMAYEMARIFEEVGLPAGVANIVFGSGSEVGTAMIEHPDVRVISFTGSTETGRHVAETGGRHLKKVSLEMGGKNAVIVMDDADIDLAVEGILWSAFGTAGQRCTACSRVIVHKDVKEELETKLLASMKHLTIGDGLDESVKIGPVINGKALEKIQSYVEIGKEEGAKLLAGGSVLTEGDFAKGHYFEPTLFTDVKWDSRLAQEEIFGPVVSLIEVGSLDEAIEVNNSVIYGLSSSIFSKDVNKVFRAQRDLDTGIVYVNAGTTGAEIHLPFGGTKGTGNGHRDSGVAALDVFTEWKSIYVDFSGKLQRAQIDTE, from the coding sequence ATGCAATTGAACAATTTTATCGGAGGTACTTGGCAGGAAAGCGGCGGGGCGAAATATACCGCTGTCACGAATCCGGCAAATGGGGAAGAGCTTGCACAAGTGCGTTTATCGACAAGCGAAGACGTGGATCTGGCTGTTAAGGCGGCGAAGGAAGCGCAGAAAAAATGGGCGCTCGTTCCTGCACCGAAGCGGGCGGATTATTTATATGCAATCGGCAATCTCATGAAAGAACGAAAAGAGCATTTGGCGCAAGTGTTAACTCGTGAAATGGGAAAAGTCATCGAAGAAGGCCGAGGGGAAGTGCAGGAAGGGATCGACATGGCGTTCTATATGGCTGGAGAAGGGCGCAGATTGTTTGGGGAAACGGTTCCTTCCGAGCTGCAGGATAAATTTGCGATGAGCGTCCGCGCACCGATCGGGGTCGTCGGTTTGATCACGCCGTGGAACTTCCCAGTAGCGATTGCGACGTGGAAATCGTTCCCGGCAATTGTCGCGGGGAACACTTTCGTTTGGAAGCCTGCTACGGAAACGCCGATGATGGCGTATGAAATGGCCCGTATTTTCGAAGAGGTCGGACTTCCAGCGGGTGTTGCCAATATCGTATTCGGCTCAGGGTCTGAAGTCGGAACGGCAATGATCGAGCATCCGGATGTCCGTGTCATTTCATTTACGGGGTCGACGGAAACAGGGCGTCATGTCGCTGAAACAGGCGGGCGTCATTTGAAGAAAGTGTCTCTTGAAATGGGCGGGAAAAATGCGGTCATCGTCATGGATGATGCGGATATCGACCTCGCGGTGGAAGGGATCCTTTGGAGCGCATTTGGAACGGCAGGGCAACGATGCACCGCATGCAGCCGGGTCATCGTGCATAAAGATGTTAAGGAAGAGTTGGAAACGAAATTATTGGCATCGATGAAGCATTTGACGATTGGGGACGGGTTGGACGAGTCTGTGAAAATCGGACCGGTCATCAACGGAAAGGCATTGGAGAAAATCCAAAGCTACGTCGAGATTGGAAAAGAGGAAGGCGCGAAACTGTTGGCAGGGGGAAGCGTACTGACAGAAGGCGATTTTGCGAAAGGCCATTACTTTGAACCGACGTTATTTACAGACGTGAAATGGGATAGCCGATTGGCGCAGGAGGAAATCTTCGGACCGGTCGTTTCTCTCATTGAAGTCGGCAGTCTGGATGAAGCGATCGAAGTGAACAATAGTGTCATTTATGGCTTATCTAGTTCCATCTTCTCGAAAGATGTGAATAAAGTATTCCGGGCGCAACGGGATCTCGATACGGGAATCGTCTATGTGAACGCCGGAACGACAGGGGCAGAAATCCATCTTCCGTTCGGAGGGACGAAGGGAACGGGCAACGGACATCGGGATTCCGGAGTCGCGGCGCTAGATGTCTTCACGGAATGGAAGAGCATTTACGTCGATTTCAGCGGAAAACTGCAACGGGCGCAAATCGACACGGAATAA
- a CDS encoding methionine ABC transporter ATP-binding protein — MITFENVSKTFVIGNRKVEAVKKVTFDVEEGDIFGIIGFSGAGKSTLIRLVNGLERPTEGKILIKKTPLHELKPKQLREVRRKIGMVFQNFNLFSSRTVEQNIEYPLKLSKIPKVERTAKVKQLLQFVGLADKAKSYPEQLSGGQKQRVGIARALATDPEILLCDEATSALDPNTTRDILNLLQKVNRELGITILLITHEMQVIQSVCNRVAVMETGEVIEQGEVFDTFTNPQHATTKEFIFATDQSLPSPHLLDEWRAKGGTALYRIIFKGERASDPILSTVTRKHQIDFNIIYGSIRELQQQFFGNLVVSFEGKDDAVNACIHELKSIVDIEEVNSK; from the coding sequence ATGATTACATTCGAAAATGTATCGAAAACATTTGTTATCGGAAACAGGAAAGTAGAAGCAGTCAAAAAGGTGACATTTGACGTTGAGGAAGGCGATATTTTCGGCATTATCGGATTCAGCGGCGCCGGAAAGAGCACATTGATCCGGCTTGTCAACGGCCTTGAACGTCCGACCGAAGGGAAAATCCTTATTAAAAAAACTCCCTTGCACGAACTGAAGCCGAAACAGCTCCGGGAAGTGCGCAGGAAGATCGGGATGGTATTTCAAAACTTCAACCTCTTCTCTTCCCGCACTGTGGAACAAAATATTGAATACCCTTTGAAACTATCGAAGATACCTAAAGTGGAACGGACAGCAAAAGTGAAACAGCTCCTTCAATTCGTAGGTCTTGCGGATAAAGCGAAAAGTTATCCCGAGCAATTATCAGGGGGACAAAAACAGCGTGTCGGCATTGCCCGCGCACTTGCGACAGACCCGGAAATTCTGTTGTGCGATGAAGCAACTTCCGCACTTGATCCGAACACAACGCGCGATATTTTGAATCTATTGCAAAAGGTGAATCGGGAATTAGGGATTACAATCCTGCTCATTACACACGAAATGCAGGTGATCCAATCTGTTTGCAACCGTGTCGCAGTCATGGAGACGGGGGAAGTTATTGAGCAAGGCGAAGTGTTCGATACGTTTACCAATCCTCAGCACGCAACGACAAAGGAATTCATCTTCGCCACCGATCAAAGCTTGCCCTCCCCTCACCTTCTTGATGAATGGCGGGCAAAAGGGGGAACCGCTTTGTACCGCATCATTTTCAAAGGAGAGCGGGCAAGCGACCCGATCTTATCAACAGTTACTCGAAAGCATCAGATTGATTTCAATATCATTTACGGTTCGATCCGGGAATTGCAGCAACAGTTTTTTGGCAACCTTGTCGTTTCCTTCGAGGGAAAAGATGATGCAGTGAACGCCTGCATCCATGAATTGAAAAGCATCGTAGACATTGAGGAGGTGAATTCGAAATGA
- a CDS encoding acyl-CoA dehydrogenase family protein: MDFGFSEEQQMLRKTARQFVDEEIMPHIQRWDAEGGFDPAIWKKLADLGFMGVCVPEQYGGSGMDYNSLAILCEELERGDTAFRTAVSVHIGLNSMTLMQWGTEEQKQKFLVPQAKGEKIGAFGLTEPGAGSDVAAMATTAVRDGDEYVINGQKTWISLCDVADHFLVFAYTDKSKKHHGISAFIVERTTSGFSSKAIKGKYGIRAGNTGELFFEDMRIPAANLLGEEGEGFKIAMSALDNGRFTVAAGAVGLIMGCLEESVKYCHERETFGKPIGKHQLVQQMIANMEAGYQMSRLLVYRAGELKNKGLRNTRETSLAKWQACDFANKAADDAFQIHGAYGYSDEYPVARFLRNSKAPVIYEGTREIHTIMQAEYVLGYREDKKLSNMLPEWPFD; this comes from the coding sequence TTGGATTTTGGATTTTCAGAAGAACAGCAAATGCTGCGCAAGACTGCGCGTCAATTCGTAGATGAAGAGATTATGCCGCATATTCAACGGTGGGATGCGGAGGGCGGGTTCGATCCGGCGATCTGGAAAAAGCTTGCGGACTTAGGATTCATGGGCGTCTGTGTGCCGGAACAATATGGGGGGAGCGGGATGGATTACAACTCGCTCGCCATCCTTTGCGAAGAACTGGAGCGAGGTGATACGGCATTCCGGACAGCGGTTTCCGTCCATATCGGATTAAATTCGATGACGCTCATGCAATGGGGAACGGAAGAGCAGAAGCAAAAGTTCTTGGTGCCGCAAGCGAAGGGTGAAAAAATTGGAGCATTCGGTTTGACGGAACCTGGCGCGGGCTCCGACGTTGCGGCGATGGCGACGACTGCCGTGCGCGACGGGGATGAGTACGTCATTAACGGACAGAAGACGTGGATTTCTCTTTGCGATGTAGCGGATCATTTCCTCGTTTTTGCATATACGGATAAGTCGAAGAAACACCATGGCATCAGTGCATTCATCGTAGAACGCACGACTTCGGGCTTTTCATCGAAAGCGATCAAAGGGAAATACGGCATTCGGGCAGGCAATACCGGCGAGCTGTTTTTTGAAGATATGCGCATCCCGGCTGCGAACTTGCTAGGCGAAGAAGGCGAAGGGTTCAAAATTGCAATGTCCGCACTTGATAACGGCCGTTTCACTGTAGCAGCAGGCGCAGTCGGTTTGATCATGGGCTGCCTCGAGGAAAGCGTCAAGTATTGCCACGAGCGCGAAACATTCGGCAAGCCGATCGGCAAGCACCAGCTCGTCCAGCAAATGATCGCCAATATGGAAGCGGGCTACCAAATGAGCCGCCTTCTCGTCTACCGTGCAGGTGAATTGAAGAATAAAGGGCTCCGGAACACACGCGAAACGTCCCTCGCCAAATGGCAAGCATGCGATTTTGCGAATAAAGCCGCGGACGACGCCTTCCAGATACACGGCGCATACGGCTATTCGGACGAATACCCGGTCGCCCGCTTCCTGCGGAACTCGAAAGCCCCTGTCATTTACGAAGGCACACGCGAAATCCATACGATCATGCAGGCGGAGTATGTATTGGGCTATCGTGAAGATAAGAAGTTGAGTAATATGCTGCCGGAATGGCCGTTTGACTGA
- a CDS encoding saccharopine dehydrogenase family protein codes for MKVVVLGAGLMGKEAVRDLVKSDDVTKVYLADLNLRPAEDFAEQLMSDKLDLLQLDATNDLQLQEVMALGDVVINALFYTFNEKVARIAVDIGVHSIDLGGHIGGATDAVLGLAEKASAKGVTIIPDLGVAPGMINILTGYGASKLDKVESIRLYVGGIPVKPEPPLNYNVVFSLEGVFDHYTDPSHVIRNGQLLEVPSLSEVETIHFDEFGELEAFHTSGGTSTLTKTFPDVQTLEYKTIRYKGHAEKFQLLVDLGLLSRENEVAVGDKQVKVRDVMREHLSPKLRLGDKSDAVLLRVIVSGEAHGMPATYEYNMVTKKDLTVNETAMARATANTISIVAQMIGNGTITKRGVHPPENIVPGAQYIEEMKKRGVVIEETIKTQEAHV; via the coding sequence ATGAAGGTGGTTGTATTAGGCGCAGGCTTAATGGGGAAAGAGGCAGTGCGTGATCTTGTGAAAAGCGACGACGTGACAAAAGTGTATTTAGCGGACTTGAATTTGAGGCCTGCGGAAGATTTCGCGGAGCAGCTCATGTCGGATAAATTGGACCTTTTGCAGCTGGACGCGACAAATGACCTCCAATTGCAGGAAGTGATGGCACTTGGAGATGTCGTCATCAATGCGCTGTTCTACACATTCAATGAAAAAGTTGCGCGAATTGCGGTGGATATTGGGGTGCATTCCATCGACCTCGGAGGACATATCGGCGGAGCGACCGACGCTGTATTGGGATTGGCTGAAAAAGCGTCAGCGAAAGGAGTGACGATCATTCCGGATCTCGGGGTGGCGCCGGGCATGATCAACATTTTGACAGGCTATGGCGCAAGCAAACTCGACAAAGTGGAGAGTATCAGGCTTTACGTAGGCGGAATACCTGTAAAGCCGGAGCCTCCGCTGAATTACAATGTCGTGTTCTCGCTGGAAGGCGTTTTTGACCATTATACAGACCCTTCCCATGTCATCCGTAATGGGCAACTGCTTGAAGTCCCTTCGTTATCCGAAGTGGAAACGATCCATTTCGATGAATTTGGTGAGCTCGAGGCGTTCCATACTTCCGGCGGTACATCGACGTTGACGAAGACGTTCCCGGACGTGCAGACGCTCGAATATAAGACGATCCGCTATAAAGGGCATGCCGAGAAATTCCAATTGCTTGTTGATCTAGGTTTATTGTCCCGCGAAAATGAAGTGGCAGTCGGCGATAAACAAGTGAAAGTGCGCGACGTCATGCGAGAGCATCTTTCCCCCAAATTACGTTTGGGGGATAAATCGGATGCCGTCCTTCTCCGTGTTATTGTTAGCGGTGAAGCGCACGGGATGCCGGCAACATACGAGTATAACATGGTGACGAAAAAGGATTTGACGGTGAATGAAACGGCGATGGCCCGTGCGACAGCGAATACGATCTCGATTGTCGCGCAAATGATTGGCAACGGCACAATCACGAAACGAGGGGTCCACCCTCCTGAAAATATCGTGCCGGGTGCCCAATACATTGAAGAGATGAAAAAACGCGGCGTTGTCATTGAGGAAACGATTAAAACACAAGAAGCTCACGTTTAA
- a CDS encoding MetQ/NlpA family ABC transporter substrate-binding protein, producing MKNIIKSLGILLLLTILAACGKGGSANDDVVVIGVTGSDGEQWNVLKELAKEEGITIELKEFADYTLPNNALANGDIDLNSFQHIAFLSQFAKENNLDIVPIGSTVIAPLGIYSNKLDDISGIKEGDKIAVPDDPSNLGRALRLLETAGLIKLKEGTGLFGDTTSIEENPKNLEIIPMVAQQTPRVLQDVAASLINNGIAGQAGFNPIEDPIFLEDGDSENALPYVNVFAARAEDAQNETYLKIVELYQSEQVKKAIEEETKGGSILLDISQDELLNTFEQLKGEE from the coding sequence ATGAAAAACATTATTAAATCACTTGGAATACTTTTGCTGCTAACCATTCTTGCAGCTTGCGGAAAAGGTGGATCCGCTAATGATGATGTTGTAGTGATCGGTGTTACTGGATCAGATGGGGAGCAATGGAATGTCCTGAAAGAGTTGGCGAAAGAGGAAGGCATTACAATCGAGCTGAAAGAATTTGCGGACTACACGTTACCGAACAACGCGCTTGCCAATGGTGACATCGATTTAAACTCCTTTCAGCATATCGCATTTTTAAGCCAATTTGCCAAAGAGAATAATCTAGACATCGTACCGATCGGTTCAACTGTTATCGCTCCGCTCGGCATTTATTCCAATAAGCTTGACGACATTTCAGGCATTAAAGAAGGTGACAAAATCGCGGTTCCCGATGATCCTTCGAATTTGGGACGCGCTTTACGATTATTGGAAACTGCAGGCCTCATCAAATTAAAAGAAGGCACTGGACTTTTCGGAGATACGACATCCATAGAAGAGAACCCTAAAAACTTGGAAATCATCCCTATGGTTGCGCAACAAACGCCACGTGTCCTGCAAGATGTCGCAGCATCCCTCATCAACAACGGGATTGCGGGACAAGCCGGGTTCAACCCTATTGAGGATCCAATCTTTTTGGAAGATGGCGACAGTGAAAACGCCTTGCCTTATGTGAATGTCTTTGCAGCACGTGCGGAGGATGCACAAAACGAGACGTATTTAAAAATTGTCGAGCTGTACCAGTCTGAACAAGTGAAAAAAGCAATTGAAGAAGAAACGAAAGGCGGTTCAATCTTACTGGATATATCGCAAGATGAGCTGCTGAATACATTCGAACAATTGAAAGGAGAAGAGTAA
- a CDS encoding RAxF-45 family protein, with translation MLDTVYARESLLEYLATSCAITHEIALNGIRMPFFRQFQ, from the coding sequence ATGTTGGACACTGTGTATGCACGTGAAAGTCTATTGGAATATTTAGCCACTTCGTGTGCGATTACTCATGAAATTGCGCTCAACGGGATACGTATGCCCTTTTTTAGACAATTTCAGTAA
- a CDS encoding 1-acyl-sn-glycerol-3-phosphate acyltransferase gives MYKLTATLAKIIFFFIAKIELRNTYKLPENGGYVITCAHRGWLEIIALGISLPRPIHFMAKKELFRRKIIASFLTSIKAFPIDRENPSPSSIKTPVKLLKSGEIVGIFPSGTRAAENAPVKRGAVTIASLAKVPIVPITYEGPANLKDIWKYRKATITIGDPFIIEKTGKEEISAYVEKLERAIHLT, from the coding sequence ATGTATAAATTAACAGCTACATTGGCGAAGATCATCTTTTTCTTCATCGCCAAAATCGAATTGAGGAATACATACAAACTGCCTGAGAACGGGGGATATGTCATTACGTGTGCGCACAGAGGTTGGTTGGAAATTATTGCACTTGGCATTTCATTGCCTCGCCCAATTCACTTTATGGCGAAGAAGGAGCTCTTCAGAAGGAAAATAATTGCCTCTTTCTTAACGAGCATTAAAGCTTTTCCTATTGACCGTGAAAATCCATCACCGAGCAGTATTAAAACACCTGTAAAACTACTGAAGTCTGGTGAGATTGTTGGGATTTTCCCGAGCGGAACAAGGGCAGCGGAAAATGCGCCGGTAAAGCGAGGGGCTGTCACTATTGCAAGTCTGGCGAAGGTGCCGATTGTTCCAATCACATATGAAGGGCCAGCAAATCTGAAAGATATTTGGAAATACCGAAAAGCGACGATTACGATTGGCGATCCATTCATTATCGAGAAAACAGGTAAAGAAGAGATTAGCGCCTATGTGGAGAAGTTAGAGCGGGCAATCCATTTAACATGA
- a CDS encoding methionine ABC transporter permease, with protein MKVNWETFWIRIVEATGETITMVLGTLVFSSIVGMALGVLLFTTREGNILENRFISALLNFFINIIRPIPFIILLFVLSPVTREVIGTTIGTAAAIFPMTIAASFVVARVVENNLISIDPGVIEAAEAMGASPGQIIFTVLIPEALGPLILGLTFVTVGLIDFSAVAGTVGGGGLGHVAMTHGYQRFDSSVMFVTVVILIILVQLAQWIGNFLSKKVMRR; from the coding sequence ATGAAAGTTAATTGGGAGACATTTTGGATTCGCATTGTGGAGGCGACCGGTGAAACGATTACGATGGTTTTAGGGACGTTGGTGTTTAGTTCAATTGTCGGTATGGCATTAGGCGTCCTTCTGTTTACTACAAGAGAAGGAAATATACTTGAGAATCGGTTCATTTCAGCGTTACTGAATTTCTTTATTAATATTATTCGCCCGATTCCTTTCATTATTTTGCTATTCGTCCTTTCGCCCGTTACACGCGAAGTGATTGGAACGACGATCGGGACGGCAGCTGCCATTTTCCCGATGACGATTGCCGCATCGTTTGTAGTCGCAAGGGTCGTCGAAAACAACTTGATCAGTATCGATCCGGGTGTCATCGAAGCCGCTGAAGCAATGGGAGCAAGTCCGGGCCAAATTATATTCACTGTATTGATCCCTGAAGCGCTTGGACCGCTCATCCTCGGATTGACGTTTGTCACGGTCGGTTTAATCGACTTTTCAGCTGTTGCAGGCACAGTTGGCGGAGGCGGTTTGGGCCACGTCGCAATGACACATGGCTACCAACGATTCGACAGTTCCGTCATGTTCGTTACAGTCGTCATTCTAATCATCCTTGTACAGTTGGCGCAGTGGATTGGAAACTTCTTATCTAAGAAAGTGATGCGCCGTTAA
- the abc-f gene encoding ribosomal protection-like ABC-F family protein, with protein sequence MICTIQQVSKMLGGNTIFENLSLEIKTGDRVGVVGRNGSGKTTLFKLIAAVEQPDVGRIHYKKGTKIGYLSQIPSFEQPLTGYDVLQSAFTELKDIQQQLSEMELELSNPDTADMDRLLLRYGQMQDEFVRRDGYAMDAEIEKIINGLQLRTFVEQEFSQMSGGEQTKIMLGKLLLTQPELLLLDEPTNHLDLFAVEWLEDYLTEYAGTVVIISHDRYFLDNVVKKIADLEDGELHLYTGNYSSFVQEKEERLLREFQDYEEQQKKIKKMNEAIKRLRIWANEANPPNAGLHRQARNMERALERMEKLRKPLIDPRKMALSFEAAPRSGKEVVNMQKAVKSFGANELLQGANLQVYWKDRTAIVGRNGSGKSTVLKMLLGELAPDAGVCKLGSNVKVGFLSQHFAIEDPKARLLDVFRKEVGVDEGEAWHILAKFMFYGPDVFKRIGDLSGGERTRLRLAQLMYQDVNFLVLDEPTNHLDIESREVLEDALEDFSGTLLAVSHDRYFLNKLFTRTAWLEDGEMMMFEGPFDWARQKWNEMQQSQATEPSKKMIVDKKPKLNKETNVEVEIAALELQIEQLEKKLLSETDWNDYESIEGKIKPLQKKLNAHYEQWLIENE encoded by the coding sequence ATGATCTGTACAATACAACAAGTAAGCAAAATGTTAGGTGGCAACACCATCTTTGAAAATCTTTCATTGGAAATCAAAACAGGCGATCGTGTAGGCGTCGTCGGACGGAACGGGAGCGGGAAAACGACGTTATTCAAACTCATAGCGGCCGTCGAACAACCGGATGTTGGACGAATTCATTATAAAAAAGGAACCAAAATAGGTTATTTATCGCAAATCCCTTCATTCGAACAGCCGCTGACCGGTTATGATGTACTCCAAAGTGCGTTTACAGAATTGAAGGACATCCAACAGCAGCTGTCTGAAATGGAATTGGAATTATCGAATCCGGATACAGCGGACATGGATCGCCTGCTTCTTCGATACGGACAAATGCAGGATGAATTCGTCAGGCGCGATGGGTACGCGATGGATGCTGAAATCGAAAAAATCATTAACGGTCTTCAATTACGGACGTTTGTCGAGCAGGAATTCAGCCAGATGAGCGGCGGGGAACAGACTAAAATCATGTTAGGCAAACTCCTCCTCACTCAACCCGAGTTACTTTTGTTAGATGAACCGACGAACCATTTGGATTTATTCGCGGTCGAATGGCTGGAGGACTATTTGACGGAATATGCAGGGACGGTCGTCATCATTTCACATGACCGCTATTTTCTCGATAACGTCGTGAAAAAGATAGCGGATCTTGAAGATGGGGAGTTGCATCTGTATACCGGCAATTACAGCTCATTCGTCCAAGAAAAAGAAGAGCGTCTTCTACGTGAATTCCAGGACTATGAAGAACAGCAGAAAAAGATCAAGAAGATGAATGAAGCGATCAAGCGGCTTCGGATTTGGGCGAATGAAGCGAATCCGCCGAATGCGGGACTTCATCGGCAAGCGAGGAATATGGAGCGGGCGCTGGAACGGATGGAGAAGCTTCGTAAGCCGTTGATCGATCCGAGAAAAATGGCATTGTCCTTTGAGGCGGCGCCGAGAAGCGGCAAGGAAGTCGTAAACATGCAAAAAGCCGTGAAATCATTCGGTGCAAACGAATTGTTGCAGGGAGCGAATCTGCAAGTGTACTGGAAGGACCGGACGGCGATTGTCGGCAGGAATGGAAGTGGAAAATCGACTGTCCTGAAGATGCTTCTTGGCGAGCTTGCCCCTGATGCAGGAGTATGCAAATTGGGAAGTAATGTGAAGGTAGGCTTCCTCTCACAGCATTTTGCTATTGAGGATCCGAAAGCACGCCTGCTTGACGTATTCCGGAAAGAGGTCGGCGTGGATGAAGGCGAAGCGTGGCATATTCTCGCGAAGTTTATGTTTTACGGACCGGATGTGTTCAAGCGGATCGGCGATTTGAGTGGTGGGGAACGTACACGGCTACGGCTCGCGCAACTGATGTATCAGGACGTGAACTTCCTCGTATTGGACGAACCGACGAATCATTTGGACATTGAATCACGGGAAGTGCTGGAAGACGCATTGGAGGATTTTTCGGGTACGCTTCTCGCCGTTTCGCATGACCGGTACTTCTTGAATAAATTATTTACCCGCACAGCATGGCTGGAAGACGGTGAAATGATGATGTTCGAAGGCCCTTTCGACTGGGCGAGGCAGAAATGGAACGAAATGCAACAATCGCAAGCTACAGAGCCTTCAAAGAAAATGATTGTCGACAAGAAGCCTAAGCTGAATAAGGAAACAAATGTGGAAGTAGAAATCGCTGCGCTGGAACTTCAAATTGAGCAATTGGAAAAGAAGTTATTGAGCGAAACAGACTGGAACGACTACGAATCAATTGAAGGGAAGATCAAACCACTGCAGAAAAAACTGAATGCCCACTATGAGCAATGGTTGATTGAAAATGAATGA
- a CDS encoding DUF2089 domain-containing protein: MAYPVISHCPVCSETLKVTKLHCTRCHTSIENEFELSKLAALSGEQLHFVEVFLACRGNIKEVEKELGISYPTVRGKLNEVVSSLGYEMKKKSEVDEKKVVAMLEKGEITTEEAIRLLKDE; this comes from the coding sequence ATGGCATATCCCGTTATTAGTCATTGCCCTGTCTGCAGTGAAACGCTGAAAGTTACGAAGCTACATTGCACCCGATGCCATACATCCATCGAGAATGAGTTTGAATTGTCCAAGTTGGCTGCGTTGTCAGGGGAACAGCTCCATTTTGTCGAAGTGTTTTTGGCGTGCAGGGGAAATATTAAAGAAGTTGAAAAGGAACTCGGAATTTCGTATCCGACTGTTCGAGGCAAACTGAATGAGGTTGTCAGTTCACTCGGGTATGAAATGAAAAAGAAGAGTGAGGTGGATGAGAAGAAAGTAGTCGCCATGTTGGAAAAAGGGGAAATCACGACGGAAGAAGCAATCCGACTGTTAAAAGATGAATAG